In the genome of Burkholderia sp. PAMC 26561, one region contains:
- a CDS encoding ABC transporter permease → MSVLLSRRLPGELGRATSVFATIVLFLAAAPILTMIVMSFGVSGTLQFPPAEFSFKWYRAAWQTFVSPDATDVLSIGEALRTSLTVAVSTMIIAIVVSVPAAYALNRYTFRGKDLVEQLVAMPLVYPMVMLGLSLLLVFNALPVELGIGRLIIAHVILALPFTVKNCAASVANIGAEFEEAATVMGASPLRALVDVILPLMRPGILAGMLFAFIVSFNEFTVTFFLYNIDTMTLPVWLYSRTVSSLDPTVFSFAVFIVLIDFALIWLLEKLVGDAGVAI, encoded by the coding sequence GTGAGCGTGTTGCTCTCCCGCCGCCTGCCTGGGGAACTGGGGCGCGCGACCAGCGTGTTTGCCACGATCGTACTCTTTCTGGCCGCGGCGCCAATCCTCACGATGATCGTGATGTCCTTCGGCGTCTCCGGCACGCTCCAATTTCCGCCTGCCGAATTTAGTTTCAAGTGGTATCGCGCTGCGTGGCAAACCTTTGTCTCACCGGATGCTACCGATGTTCTGTCAATCGGCGAAGCGCTGCGCACGAGCTTAACAGTCGCGGTATCAACCATGATCATTGCAATTGTGGTGTCCGTACCTGCCGCGTACGCATTGAACCGCTACACCTTTCGCGGCAAGGATCTAGTCGAGCAACTGGTTGCGATGCCGCTCGTCTATCCGATGGTCATGCTGGGACTCTCGCTCCTGCTCGTGTTCAATGCCCTCCCGGTTGAGCTGGGCATTGGCCGGCTCATCATCGCGCATGTGATTCTGGCGTTGCCCTTCACGGTGAAGAATTGTGCGGCATCGGTGGCAAATATCGGCGCCGAATTCGAGGAGGCGGCCACGGTTATGGGCGCATCGCCGCTGCGTGCGTTAGTCGATGTGATCCTGCCTCTAATGCGCCCCGGCATTCTCGCTGGCATGTTATTCGCATTCATCGTGTCGTTCAACGAATTCACGGTGACATTCTTTCTATACAACATCGACACGATGACGCTGCCCGTCTGGCTCTACAGCCGTACGGTTTCGTCTCTGGATCCGACAGTTTTTTCATTTGCAGTTTTCATCGTGCTGATCGATTTCGCGCTGATCTGGCTCCTTGAAAAACTGGTCGGCGATGCCGGTGTCGCGATCTGA